Proteins encoded in a region of the Pyxidicoccus trucidator genome:
- a CDS encoding carboxypeptidase-like regulatory domain-containing protein, translating to MQPDFQDDTFAITFGLADVRVPRQIAIALAVAASSIVVGGGVMLRSSISRCIFGVAIRGHVLLPDGATVQGATVQLLSAGNVQQSCQPSALGDYAFTGLRSGQNLTVRVALENHTFEAAEQNFAALNADATVNFTARPFPRISGTVRAASVCAAVQKVKLLLLDADGMPPYETETDNQGHYAFPAVAPGRSYRLQPSKASVRFAPAEARVDDLARDTVHDFAARISVSGQVKGEARGTRLRLVSDSVDETSQVDDKGNFLFANLPAGEAYTLTPTRPFHAFNPADKRLGVLASDRQQNFNASRVRYWFTATVSTDDGMADSIQVRVLKGEKEVVKWRDPPSSDAFSLDMLDAGFDYVLETQARYHDLVPDRVEVNALGADTRLRLKATRKRIPVEVQVRDQDGHPVAGAQLTLKPEDGEALTHNGADHTFLAPAGFEYRLSVQSATHVFDADSLDLARLETEQHPRFTGVRLYSATGTVRTATGAAIPGAKLLISGGLVRELAGLNNGNFQERQLRHGGNYTLTPEARHYTFVPASAALNALNAHSAGHAFVGTLNQHSIRGRVSDVANNAVLGWTVTLSEGANALAVAVPVVAPPGTYAINNRDAGHDYTLTPARGNHDFDPPRRSYPDFGQDELAVNFRAIPHPTYANRVIDLSHNRRVRLSDEAWHNYTGARGADHLIPVNELVVASEWAFARAADEPQGLNRAYYLPYPPGAWLTLVLIPTANANERVLLTSYRTNAGHVRARLRLAELQFEALAEQRSGVLQHY from the coding sequence AGCGTCGTCCATCGTCGTGGGCGGCGGCGTGATGCTCCGCTCGAGCATCAGTCGCTGCATCTTCGGAGTCGCCATCCGGGGGCATGTCCTCCTGCCCGACGGCGCGACCGTGCAGGGAGCGACCGTACAGCTGCTCAGCGCGGGCAACGTCCAGCAGTCGTGCCAGCCCTCCGCCTTGGGCGATTACGCCTTCACGGGCCTTCGGAGCGGGCAGAACCTGACGGTGCGCGTGGCGCTGGAGAATCACACCTTCGAAGCGGCGGAGCAGAACTTCGCCGCGCTCAACGCGGACGCCACGGTGAACTTCACCGCGCGGCCGTTCCCCCGCATCTCCGGAACGGTGCGCGCGGCCTCCGTGTGCGCCGCCGTGCAGAAGGTGAAGCTGCTACTCCTCGATGCCGATGGGATGCCGCCCTACGAGACCGAGACCGACAACCAGGGCCACTATGCGTTCCCGGCCGTCGCCCCCGGGCGGAGCTACAGGCTCCAGCCCTCGAAGGCCTCCGTGCGCTTCGCCCCAGCGGAGGCGCGTGTCGACGACCTCGCTCGGGACACCGTGCACGACTTCGCCGCCCGCATCTCCGTCAGCGGACAGGTCAAGGGCGAGGCTCGCGGAACCCGGCTCCGACTCGTGAGCGACTCGGTCGACGAGACGTCGCAGGTGGATGACAAAGGCAACTTCCTGTTCGCGAACCTCCCCGCTGGCGAGGCCTACACCCTCACCCCGACGCGGCCCTTCCATGCGTTCAACCCGGCCGACAAGAGGCTCGGCGTGCTCGCGAGCGACCGGCAGCAGAACTTCAACGCCAGTCGGGTCCGGTACTGGTTCACCGCTACCGTGAGCACCGATGACGGCATGGCCGACTCCATTCAGGTCCGCGTCCTGAAGGGGGAGAAGGAGGTCGTCAAGTGGAGGGACCCGCCCTCCTCCGACGCCTTCTCGTTGGACATGCTCGACGCGGGCTTCGACTACGTGCTCGAAACCCAGGCGCGCTACCACGACCTCGTCCCGGACCGCGTGGAGGTGAATGCGCTGGGCGCAGACACGAGACTCCGCCTCAAGGCCACGCGCAAGCGCATCCCCGTCGAGGTCCAGGTCCGTGACCAGGACGGCCATCCGGTGGCGGGCGCGCAGCTGACGCTGAAGCCCGAGGACGGGGAGGCCCTCACCCACAACGGCGCTGACCATACCTTCCTGGCTCCCGCGGGGTTCGAGTACCGGCTCTCGGTGCAGTCGGCGACGCACGTCTTCGACGCGGACAGCCTCGACCTGGCCCGGCTGGAAACCGAGCAGCACCCCCGGTTCACGGGCGTCCGCCTCTACTCCGCCACTGGCACGGTGCGCACCGCGACGGGCGCCGCCATCCCCGGTGCGAAGCTGCTCATCTCGGGGGGCCTGGTCCGCGAGCTCGCGGGCCTGAACAACGGCAACTTCCAGGAGCGACAGCTGCGCCACGGGGGCAACTACACGCTCACGCCCGAGGCACGGCACTACACCTTCGTCCCCGCGAGTGCCGCGCTCAACGCGCTCAACGCCCATTCGGCGGGCCATGCCTTCGTCGGAACGCTCAACCAGCACTCCATCCGTGGCCGAGTGAGCGACGTGGCCAACAACGCAGTCCTCGGATGGACCGTCACGCTTTCGGAGGGAGCCAACGCGCTCGCGGTCGCCGTGCCCGTCGTCGCCCCTCCTGGCACCTACGCCATCAACAACCGCGACGCCGGCCACGACTACACGCTCACCCCCGCGCGCGGGAACCACGACTTCGACCCGCCCCGGCGCAGCTACCCCGACTTCGGACAGGACGAGCTGGCGGTGAACTTCCGCGCCATTCCCCATCCGACCTACGCCAACCGGGTGATTGACCTGTCACACAACCGCAGGGTGCGGCTGAGCGATGAGGCCTGGCACAACTACACGGGCGCCCGGGGCGCGGACCACCTGATTCCGGTGAACGAACTCGTGGTCGCCAGTGAATGGGCCTTCGCTCGCGCGGCGGACGAGCCCCAGGGCCTCAATCGCGCCTACTACCTGCCCTACCCGCCGGGCGCGTGGCTCACGCTCGTGCTGATACCGACCGCCAACGCGAACGAGCGGGTGCTTCTCACCAGCTACCGGACCAACGCCGGCCACGTGCGGGCCAGGTTGCGCCTGGCGGAGCTGCAGTTCGAGGCGCTTGCCGAGCAGCGCAGCGGCGTGCTCCAGCACTACTGA